Part of the Geobacter pickeringii genome, CTGGACGAGAAAGTCTGGGACCATTCCAGCTTTACCAAGAACAGCGAACGATTGATTGGCTCCGAGGTCGCCGCCGAGTTTCTTTCCCGCGTTCTGGCCCAGGCAGAACGTAAGCGTCTCTTGTCTCGTGAGCACTTCACCGTTGACGGTACTCTCATCGAAGCCTGGGCCTCCATCAAGAGCTTCAAGCCCAAGGATGGACCTCCTTCAGCAGGTGGTGGCGGCAGGAACGATACCGTGGATTTCAAAGGGCAGAAACTTACCAACGAAACCCATGGTTCCACCACTGACCCTGATGCCAGGCTCTACCGCAAGGGGAAGAACAAGGAAGCCAAGCTCTGCTACCAGGGACATACCCTGATGGAGAATCGCAGTGGCCTCATCATCAGGACCAAGGTGACAACGGCAACCGGTTCCGGGGAACGCGACGCAGCTAAGACCATGGTGCAGCAATTGCCAAGGACGACTCGGCGCATCACTCTTGGCGGGGACAAAGGCTACGACACTGAGCCCTTTGTCCGAGAGCTGCGCCGGCTCAAGATTACGCCGCACGTGGCTCAGAACACCACCAACAGGAGATCAGCCATCGACGGCAGAACAACCAATCATCCGAACTACACCATCAGCCAGAAGATCAGAAAACGAATCGAAGAAGGCTTTGGCTGGATGAAGACCGTGGGCAGATTACGCAAGACGATGTACCGGGGAATCGAGAAGATCGCCATGCAACTTGACCTGCACGCTGCGGCCTACAACCTGGTTCGGATGAAAAACCTGGGGCTCGGTGTCACCTGAGAGGGGAAAACTCCCTCGGATCAGGCTACATCAGCAGTATATGAGGTTGATAAAGAGCAAAAAGAACGTAAAGCAAAGGTTCTGAGCAACGAAACGGATTCAAAAAACGAACTGCAAAGTTCAGCGAACTAAAAGAATGTCGATTTTCAACGGCCTGTTAGATAAGCATCTGCTGCAAGTCTCCTGTTACCAAAGGGTTCAGGTACTTAAGCCACGACAGTTTGTCGACGAATATCTTGCCTAAGACAGGAGTTAATCCCATTAACGCTTACCCTATTGTAACTCTCAACAAAGAAATCTAAATTTTTTGCAACTCTGCCTCAACCATATTTCTAACCACTTGTCGCATCTTGACTTGAGCCTCCCAGCCAAGTTGTTCTTTTGCCTTTGCTGGATTTCCGCGACCAGAGGCTATTTCAGTTGGTCTAAAAAGGGATTTGTCAATTGTCACATATTTTTTCCAATCAAGTCCAACAGCCTTAAATGCTTCTTCAACAAAATTTTCCAGAGAATTACTTTCGCCTGTTGCTATTACATAGTCATTTGGATAATCTCGTTGTAACATCAGCCACATTGCTTCAACATACTCAGGAGCCCACCCCCAATCCCTCTCTATTGATATATTCCCAAGCTGTAATTTCTCATTACACCCATTGCTAATTCTGCAAACTGTTGCAATTATTTTTTTTGTCACAAAACGTTCTGGTCGCAATGGTGATTCATGATTAAAAAGTATACCTGAACATGCAAAAAGATTGTAAGCTTCGCGATAATTGGCAACTTCCCAAAAAGCAGCTGACTTTGCAACAGCATAAGGACTACGTGGACGAAAAGGCGTTAATTCATCGGCAGCCATCCCCTCGGTATCTCCGAAGCATTCACTTGAACTCGCATTGTAGAATCGAATCGGACCACCGATAAATCTAATGGCTTCCAGAATATTCAACGTGCTGACGCTAATACTTTCAAGTGTCTCAACTGGCTGAAGAAACGAAAGACCCACAGAACTTTGCCCTGCTAGATTATAGATTTCGCAAGGCATTATCTTGCTTATTGTTTGGAAGACACTTCTAAAATCATTAGGAGCCATCGATTCGAGACATAATTTATCATAAATCCCTAAGAGCTTTAAATTCGTGAACATCGCCATCTGAGCGTCCCTGGCCGTTCCATAAACCTCATAGCCCTTAGCAAGCAGTAGACGCGCGAGATAGGCGCCATCTTGTCCGGATATACCAATTATGAGGGCCTTTCGCTTATCCATTGGCCCGCTTCTCCCGCTCGGCAAGTGCCAAGTCGGCATCGGTCATCATGTCCACTAGACCAGAGAAATCCACCTTCGGTTGCCAGCCTAGCTGCCGCCGGGCCTTGGTTGAGTCGCCAAGAAGGAGGTCCACCTCTGCCGGTCGGAAGTAGCGGGGATCTATTTCGATGACAATCCGGCCAGACTTCGTGTCGACTCCCTTTTCCTGAACTCCTACCCCCTGCCACTCCAGTGGCATATCGAGCCGCGCAAAGACCTTTTCGGCAAACTCCCGCACCGAGTAAGTCTCGCCCGTGGCCACCACGAAGTCGTCGGCCTCCTGCTGCTGGAGCATGAGCCACATGGCCTCTACATAATCACCGGCAAAGCCCCAGTCGCGTTTGGCATCCAAGTTGCCGAGATAAAGTCGCTCCTGAAGACCTGCCTTTATCCGTCCTGCGGCGCGAGTGATCTTGCGTGTCACAAAGGTCTCGCCCCGACGGGGAGACTCGTGGTTAAAAAGAATGCCGTTGCAGGCGTACATGCCGTAGCTCTCACGGTAGTTTACGGTAAGATAGTAGGCATAGGCCTTGGCGCAGGCGTAAGGGGAACGGGGATAGAAGGGGGTAGTCTCTCTTTGAGGAGTTTCTACCACTTTACCGTAAAGCTCCGATGAGGAAGCTTGGTAAAATTTTGTGTTCAACCCTGTCTCCCTGATTCCTTCCAGAATCCGCACAGTTCCTAGAGCATCAATCTCACCAGTGTATTCGGGAACATCAAATGAGACCCGCACGTGACTCTGGGCACCAAGGTTATAGATCTCATCAGGGCGGACTTCGCGCAAGACCCGGTTGATGGAACTGGCATCATTCAAGTCGCCATAGTGGAGGAAAATCCGTACATTTGGCTCATGGGGATCGCGGTAAAGGTGATCAATCCGTCCCGTATTAAACGATGAAGAGCGGCGGATGACGCCATGAACCTCGTATCCCTTGGCAAGAAGTAGATCAGCCAAATAAGAGCCGTCTTGGCCGGAAATGCCGGTGATGAGTGCACGTTTCATAATAACTCCTTTAAACAATTGAAAATATAATTTGCCTTATCTTTCGATCGCAGAACGGTAGGCTGCAATAGTTTCATCAACACACTTTGTCCAACTGAATTGACTAGATCGCTGTAACGATAGCTCCGACAAAACTGCTCGCCGAGAGGTATCGTTATAAAGCGAGAGAATCGCTTCGCACAGAGAGTCTCCATCCCTTGGATCCACAAGAATGCCTGCATCTCCCACAACTTCAGGAAGGGAAGAGGTGTTTGATGTTATGACTGGAACACCGCATTGCATTGCTTCGAGGGGGGGAAGACCAAATCCCTCATAGAGAGATGGATAGACAAACGCAAGCGCTCCACTGTAGAGCGCGGCAAGATCCTCATCCGAGACATATCCAGTAACTATGATACGATCACTCATTGACTCATATTTAGACAACTCTTCAAATATTTTACTGTAATCCCATCCTTTGCTACCAACTAACACAAGACATAAATCATCAATTTTTTCCTGGTTAATTATTTTTGCAAAACATCTGATGATGTGGTCAATATTTTTTCTTGGCTCTAAAGTACTAAGGCTTAGAATATACGGCCGGTTTGGAATAGAGTACTTGGCAAGTTTCTCCGCTATCTTTTTGTTATCATAAATTTTATAAAAAAACGGAGACGCTGCAAGGTGCGTAACTACAATACGACTTGGATCAATTTGTTTACGATATGAACACAAATCATCTTTTGTTGACTGGGAAATAGCAATAACATGTGTTTCAGGATCAATACAGTCCACTACCCTCCGCAACAGATGATCTTCCTTAAATTCAAAGTATTCCGGATGAAGCAGGGGAATAAGATCGTACACCGTAATGAATCGCTTTACATTCTTTATCTTGACGATGTCGGGGGGTATCGGAAGAAAAGGAGAGTGAAAAACATCCACTACATTAGTCGCAAGGTGCCCAAAGGGCGAGTCGTTTTTAACAATGCGTAATGCAACCCTGAGAGTTTCTGCTAAAATCTTTAATGGAATCTGAGTCACAGGAGACATTGCTCTAGCCCTATGACAGATAGCATCTTTATGTTTTTCGATAACTAAAGCAAGTTTTGGATATGCGAAGGGAATCCCTGAGAAAAGTTCATGTTCTCGTACGTAATCTAACGATGGGGTTAGGGTCTCCATGGCACTAAATAAAAGTTGAACGTCTACGGACTGCGTTAGTCCTAATGCAACATTTTCGACAACCCTGAACACCCCTGTTCGAGCGCGGTTATCAACAAGAGATTTTCCAAGTACAGAGATATCATACAAAATCTTCATACGGTCAACTCGCTTCCTTAAATCAAATCAATCACCACAACATAACCTGTATATATCTTTTTAAAATTTATTTTTTCGATAACATATTTAAACAAATACCCTAAAATGTGTTTTTTCAAGCTACCATATCTACCTATTAAGCAATCAGAATCGATCATATCGAGGAATAAATTCTTTAACGGTACCGGCAACTCTCTCTTAATAATAAATTTTTTAACTTTAAAATTACCAATTAAATCGCAGATAGTATCATCTGTATAATTCTTAACATGTGTTTTGTCTGAATAATGCAAAAAAGTTAAATTATACATATCTACATCAGTGTTATCCCTAGGGAGAGCCAAAATAATTCTCTTATCAGTTACTCTGATCAATTCAGACAATGCTTGTATGTCGTTATGGATATGCTCTATGACATCCAGACAAATACTACAATCAAAATATTTGTTATCAAAAGGAAGCGATGTCAGATCGCCTACAACGTAACTTCCTGCTGGGTCAGCATCCTTTGCCAAACGAATGAAGTCGCGATGGTAATCCATACCACAGGCATCAAAACCTTTCTCCTTGAGGAAGCGCACATACCCACCTCCTCCACAGCCGGCGTCTAGAATCTTTTTGCCTTGCACATGGTCTTCTAACATCTTTATACGTTCGGCGTTCAGTGAACCTGAAACTGATGACCAATTGAACTTACGAGCATTTTCGAGTGAATAAAGGTTTGCCATACCGATATAAAATCCCCGCCTAAGTCTCAAACCGCGCGTCTATAGACATCAATCGTCTTGTTTGCAGTATTTTGCCAACTAAAATGTGATGCTCGCTCGATACCACGACAACGCAAAGTGCTCGCAAAGCCCGAATCTGACCATACCCGTGCTACAGCTGCAGCTATTCCCTCGGCCTCCTTGGGATCGAACATAACCGCGGCTTCTCCTGCCACTTCTGGAATTGATGTCACATTGGAGCATGCAACCGGGCATCCGGAAGCCATTGCCTCTACCACGGGAAGCCCAAATCCCTCGAACAGAGAGGGAAACACCATAAGGGATGCCAAATTGTAGAGTAATGGCATATGATCCGAAGGAATAAAATTTAATATTTTGAGATGATTGCCAACCCCGAAAGCTTGAGCAGAAGCCCGCAATTTATCGAAAGAGTTCACAGCAATACCCGTGAGAACAAGGTCACCGTCGAAACGATAATCGTTGACCAAAACTCGCAGAGCTTTTAACAGAGTCTCATGATTTTTGTGAGGCCATGTTGCGGCCGGATAAATCATGAATGGCCGCGACAATTCATAACGATCCCGTAACGCTTGCAGTTGCTGTACCTCATCCCGGGGATGGTACTCAGGACCATGGCCTAGGAAGACAACATCTATTCGGTCAGGCTCAATACCATACTCAGCTACTAGGGAATCACGAGTGAATTTTGAAATAGCTATGATCCGCGTAGCTCTTCGGGCAGAATCCAAATATGCCTTGCGACGTCGGACAAGTTCTTCGGCGGCAAAAAATTCTGGGAAATACTCATGCTGAATATCATAGATGGTCAGTACTGACGGGAACTTCCCCCATGTAGGCTTGAACAGCGAAAGTGGATGATGGACTATGTCAAAATCGAAATAACGCGGCTCCGCTCTGAGTATATCGATGGTGCTCACTGCTCTGAAGACTGATCTCAGAAGTTTTTTGGGCGACGACTTGCGATAGCCGGTAATTTTAATCTCGAATGCTTCATTTTTAAGGGGGAATTCCCCGGCAACGGCTTCGTCGCATAAAAGGGTATATTCGTTTACATGATCACAGGACTGAAGGTGGCTAACAAGGTTGCGCAGATACATCTCCGCCCCGCCAATTTTGCCAGGCCAGAATCCTCTTGTACTTATACCAATTTTCATTATCCCCTCTCGGCAATTCGTACTCAGGCTAACCGCAACGCGAGAAAATTCCCAAAACTCTTCTCAGAAAATGACGCTCGAATTTTCGCAACGCTTCACGAATCTTAAATTCGATATAAATCTCAATACCGAGGTATTCCTTTATCATTCGCGGTTTTTCCATGGCGAAAAGGGGGTCTTCTGTTACGGAACTGAGGCCGGTCTCGTCTTCAAAAACAGCGATTGGTAGGGGAAGATGTTCAAAGACAAACTCCGCATCCGCAAAGCACCTCAAGTTCAAATGGTAGTCGGCAGCAACCCGGTATCGCTGATCAAACTGGTACTTGTCAAATACCTGTCGTGGATAAAATATCGCTTGGTGCGGAATATTTCTGCGACTTAGCAGACGAGCATTGAAACTGCCCCCTTTTCGGCTCCCGTCTGAAGCCATGAGAATATCGCCGTAGTATAAGACATTATCTTGACGCAAATGATTCGCCACTTCACCCAGAACGTCGAGCATCAAGTCGTCGCTCCCCAAGAAATAGACCCAGCGGCCAGAAGCATGAATTACGCCCTTGTTCATGGCGTGATAGACACCATCATCTGGTTCGCTGACCCAGTAAGACAAACAATCACTGAAGCCAGCAATGATTTCACGAGTGCCATCGCTTGATCCTCCGTCGATCACAATCAATTCAAAACAGTCACATCCTTGGTCCAGGACGCTCTTGATAGCCTTTTCAATCCTCCCTCTCTGGTTGAAAACCGGAATAACAACGCTGACCAGTGGCTGCCCCAACGCAGCCGAACTGTGAGTGGCGAGAGTGCAAAACCGATCCATATTATTAATTCTGTTATCAATCACTCCCTAATTCCCCGTCTTCATTTGCGCATTCAACGATGTTCACTTCAGCGAACTCAGTTGAAGGTCGGATGCCGTTCGGGTCAAGGAGAATCGATAATTCATCAAACACTTCATCGGCTGTAATCTCGCAAAGGCACCTCATAACATTATCCCCTTGAGAACACGTCTCTCTGTTGCAGGGCACGCAATCCCATTCCTTCTGGACCACCGTTATTCGTCCCATTCGCTGGACAGAACCAGCCAATCGGTAAGGAGCCTGGTTACAGATACCATTAGGCCAAGGGCCCCAGTGTCTCACCATTGTCGGTCCATACAATGCAACAAGAGGAACATCGAGGGCCGCCGCCATGTGGGTAACAACCGTGTCGACCCCCACAAACCCTTTGGCTTTTGACAATACCGCAGCAAGTTGATTGAGAGTTAAAGGCTCCTTTAAAAAAACCGTGTCAGGGGGTGAATGCGCCAAAATGTCTCTGAGGATTACGTCATCTCCGGAAGATGGTGACCGAGTGAATATCGGCCGAAGCCCTGTCCTGTCTCGAATGATTCCCGCCAGTCGTCCCCACTCAGTCGCAGTCCAGCATTTGTAATGTTTACGGGCAAACGGATGGAGCACAACATAGCCGGCAGTCCCAGTTGTCGAACCGGCAAGCATTTCATCCTCTTCATCAAATCCCATGATAACGTCTGTACGGGGAGGTATCCCTAATGGACCGAGCAGTTGCAACGTAAGAGGAACAATGTGAAGGTTGTCATCATACAAGAGACCTTGATCAAAAATTAATTCTTTCCACCATTCGTTAGCCCGCCTATATGAAAAACCAACTGAGCGACGACCAGCCAGGGCAGTGACGATACTGGTCCTGTCTGACGGATTCGCTCCAATAGCTACATCATATTGACGGAAAAGCCGAGAGATTGTGCTTAAGTTCTTTTTCCCCGGCTCCATTGAAATAATCCGTCCAACGGAGGGATTCTTAAACAAAATTCCTTCCGTCCCACGAAACACGGCATAATCAACAACTGCGTCCGGATATCGCGCTTTGATGGAAAGGGCAAGCGGGGTGGACAGAAGTACGTCGCCGATATAACGCAGAGATACAATCAGAAACTTCAAGCCGGCTCCTCTGCTGTCCTTTTCGTCAATAATAACGGAGCGATCCATCAATCCATTTTTCCTTCAGCGTATGACCGTGCAAAAGACGCTCTTGCGAACGCCACGCCAGTTCCCTCAGCTTCCTCCAGCGCCGCTCCAGAAGACGCCTCCACCACGTCAACTTCCACTTCGCCCTGAAATACGCCCTGTTTTCGGCAACATACGGGCGTTCCTGCATATTCTTCTTCATGGCCTTTTGGGTAACCGATCCAAAATGATGAATAAAAGAATTCCCCGTGGTCCCTATCCTGAAGCCGGCGTTTCTGACCCGACGGAAGAAATCCGCATCCTCAAACTGACCGATACGGAATTTTTCATCAAAAAGCCCGACCGTTTCAAAAACGTGCCGTCGCACCATGAAACAGATGCCATCGGCAACGCCCCGCCTCAGGACATCCTTCATTCGCTCGCAGTACTCCGCCCCGTAGGCAACGATGTCGTAGTTGAATTCACCTTCCCGGATCGCGGGGCTGACCACGTCAAACCCTGCCCGCTCGGCAACGGCGAGGAGGCCGTCAAGCCATCCCGGCGATACAATTACGTCGTTATTGAGGATAACCACCCACTCCGAGTCCGTTTCCCGCACTCCTTGGTTCCAGGCACCTGCACAGCCGAGATTGTCACTGTTGACGATCGCACGAATACAGGACACTGCGGCCAGGTATCCGGCGGTTCCGTCGCTGGAGGCGTTGTCGAGCACCAGCACCTCGACGTGTTCGTCCAGGGTTGACAGGAGACTCTCCAGGCAGAGTTTTGTGTAATGGACCTGGTTGTAAACCGGGATCACGATACTGACGACAGACACCGGCTCACCCTTCCGCATGCTTTATTACGTACATTTTGTCAGACATATTCAACCCTTAACTTTCGAGCTCAGTCATAAGCGTAATTGCACGTTGTTGGTAGGTATGGTCCCCCATGACCCGCTCGTGGGCCTTCTCCGCGATCCGTCTCCTCTCGTCGGGACGGTCGAGATAATAGCTGATCTTCTCCCGGCAGTCGTCCGGATCGCGGTAGGTGGCGACTTCGTCGCGGGCGAAGTCGTCCATAACGTGAACCCTATCCTCCATGAGCAGGAACCCGCCGCATGCCGGCACCCCGTAGGCCCGCTCGGTGAGCCCCCAGCTCATGACGCCGGTGGAGTCGGCCGCGGCGATGCAGCTCAGGTTGATCCTGCTCCTCTGGATGATCCCCAGCTGCTCAGCACAGGAGTAAGGACGCCGGGAAACGTCTGCGAAGAGGACGCGCAGTCCCCGGCGGTTCAGGAACTCCTCCAGCCCGGCTAGGAACGCGGCCCGGCGCCGGTGCTCGGGATAGGCAGCGCCGTTCATGTTCCCAAGGAAAGAGACGTCCCAGTCGTAGTCACCCCGGTCCCACAGCTCGGCGAACGAGACGCCGTTCATGCCGTAGTAGCTCGTCCAGGCCGCATTCGGCAGGTAGAGGACCCGTGGGCCACTCACCCGCTCCGTGTCCTGAAGGGAATGGGTGGCGTAGAGGTCGATCAGCCCGCTCTTCAGGAGGAGTTTCACTTTGAGAGGCCCCCGGTTCATGTGCCACGGGGAATCGACATTCCAGGTCGCCACCGGTATCCCCATCTTCCGGAGCCGTAGAACCAGCGGGATGAAGCGCCACTTGTGGTTGAAGATCGTGCGGAATTCGAAAAGGGCCGCCTCCACGCCGAGGGAAGCGAAGTCCTTTGCGTCCCAGACGTCCTCCAAGACCTCGTGCCCAGTGACCTCTAGCCCTTCCTTCAGGCGCGGCATGCCGAAGCGGGAGTTGAGCACGATCTTCATGGCGCCACCACAGCTCTTCCGGCTGGGTCATGACCCAGCCGCGCGCCGCCTCCACCTGCTTGGCATAACAGTAGAACGCCCCCTCGAAGGTGTATAAGTCCCGCGTCGGCAGCTCGGTTAGAGAGAGCGGCATCGGGTGGGCATGCAATGAGGGAGGCGGTGTCCGATATCCTTGAGGAGTCGTGCCTCATGAATGATACGGCCTCTTGCCCTCCGAAATTTCTGGACGATTCTAGAAAGAGAATCGTTAGGGAACAATAGTTCCTCTTGCTCAGAGCCATCCGGTATCCACTCCACGACCAAGATCAATCCCTTCGAGTCCCCGATCAATGGGAATAACGTCGCTGCCGGTCCGCCCCGCGGCCCTCCAGCGGGGGAGCCGGGAGCCGTAAAGCCGCAGGACTCCCATAAGGGGCTCGTCGTGGGTTGCACCCGGGAGCGGCACGATGCAGTCGGTCGGTCCGCCAAGGGCATTGGCGGCCCAATGGGAATAGCCTGAGATGGGGGTGGCCAGCATGAGCGGACAGCAGGCTAGGGCAAAGAGGTCTGCGACCGGATTGACCCGCGAATCATGGTCCGGCCCCTTGTAGGCATAGGGAGAAACGACATCGAGGGTTGCTACGTCGAAGTTTCTGTGGAGCTCCGTGTAGGTGTCCGGATCGCCGGTACCGGACAGGAAGAAAACGGTATCCTTTTGCCGAGCCTGGATCGCCGCCATGGCCCGTTCGTACCACCAGAGCGGTACTGCCGGCCATTCGGTCCCCGTATTTTCGTAACGATCGGGATCCACCACCTGGAAATCGCCGTGCCGGATATGGACGCCCACTACCGGCCGACCGCCCGTCCGGTCAAAAAACGAGCGAATCTGCGTTGCCAGTGACGGATTGAGGCGCACCTTCCTGGCCACCTCGAGGTAGATCGGATCGAGCAGCGTGGAGGGGCCATCGAGCGACCGGAGGATTATCTTCCTCCCCGCAAGTCTCCCGAGCATCTCCTCGTCACAGTTTCTGACACGGATTGCGCCCAGTTTGGTAAAAGCCCGGACCTTACCCCTCCGGGTTCCATCAACGCTGAAGGAATCGAGCTCGTGCCAGTCCAGAATAATATCGTGTCCGTAGAGGTGCCGTATGGCAAAAGCGAGCGGGAGCGTTTCCAGTCGATTGGAGATACCGACGAATTCATCTATGTACAGTTTTGGCATAAGGGATATTTTCTCGGGAGTTCAGGGGGTCGCACACCGTGACTACCGTCGGCGCTCCTCGATCAATTCAACGGACTTTGCGTACTTGAGAAACGTGTAGACGGCGTACAGCAGTGAAAGGAGGAGGCCGGTGCGGCCTTCCAGAACTCCCATCCTCAGCACGTACATCTTGAAAAAGGTGAAACAGGGCCGGAAAACGACGGAGAGAACTCCCGGTCTCCTCCCTGACTTGACGATTTCTTCCGCCGCCAGCGTCGAGTATCGGTCCATCCTGGCGACGTAATCACCGATCCCCTCGTAGGTGAAGTGGATCAGATTCCCTTGCAGGGTACCGACCGGACCGGGGCACTCAACGGATTCGTGGACGAGGCGCTCGGCGAAGCGGCACCGGGTCCGGTTGTACAGCCTCAGATTATGGTCGGGGTACCAGCCACACCGCCTGATCCAGCGTCTGCCGAAATAATTCTCCCGCGTCACGCGGAAACCGTCGTAACTGGCGAAATCGGCGGAAAGGATCGAGTCCCGCAGTGCCGGAGAAACGCGCTCGTCCGCATCGATATTGAACACCCAATCATTTACAGCCTGATCGGCGGCGAAATTCTTCTGTTTGCCGAAGCCTTCCCATTCGTGCTCGAAATATCGCACCTCAGGGTGATTGCGACAGATTTCGGGAGTCCGGTCGGTGCTTCCCGAATCGACTACGACAATCTCATCAGCCCAATCGAGGCTCGCCAGACAGTCGGAGATATTCTTCTCTTCGTTCTTGGCGATGATGGTGGCCGTTATTTTCATGCGGAGTGCTCCGGTACAGCAACGCGCGTCCGAAGCCGGTCCGCGGCCTCCACCACGTCGTCCACCGTCACCGCTGTCATGCACCGATGGTCCGTGGGGCACTCACGCAGAAGGCACGGAGCGCAGTCGGTGTCGCGGCGCACAATGACGGCACGGTCGCTCCAGGGCGAGGTGGTCGTGTGATCCGTGGAACCGAACACCGCCACGAGCGGAACGCCGAAGGCGGCGGCGATGTGCATGGGGCCCGAGTCGTTGGTGATGAAGAAGTCGCAGCGTTTGATGAGCGCCATCAACTCCCGCACCGAGGTCTTCCCCGCCATGACGAGGGGAGGTACGGTCATGGCGGCGGCGATGTCGGCGGCGATGGCAGCCTCTCCCGGTCCGCCGGTCACCACGACCCGCGCCCCCCAGCGGCGGGACAGTTCGTCGGCCACTGCGGCGAAGCGCTCCGGGTACCAGCGTTTGGCCGCACCATAGGTGGCGCCGGGGTTGATGCCGAGGAGAAAATCGCCCTTTTTCATCCCGTGGCTCTGCAGAAGTTCCTCCACGGCGGCGTCCTCGTCAGGGGTCGTAAAGAGAGCAAGGCTCCGGTCGCGGGTGGCGACACCAAAGCGGCCGAGCATGGCCAGATAGTACTCCACGTGGTGGAGCTGGCGCACGTGTTCATCCACTGGCACACCGTGGGTAAGCAGCGGCCCGCGCCCGTCGGTCCGGTACCCCATGCGGCGGGGTATCCGGGCAAGCCAGGCGATGAGCGCCGCATCGACGGCGTTCTGAAGGAGGATCGCCAGATCGAACCGGCGCGTTCTGAGTTCCCGGGCGAGCCGGAGCTTTCCTCCCAGGCCGGCGTGCGCCCCCCTTCGGTCATAGACGATGACGTCATCCACGGCTTCGTGCACGGTGAAGAGCGGCGCCACGAGGGAGTTGGCCAGAAGCGTCACCCGGGCACCGGGGAAGCTCTCCCGAATGGCCCGCAGGGCAGGCGTGGTCATCACCGCGTCGCCGATCCAGTTGGTGGACCGGACCAGGATCCGGTGCACGGAGTTTTTTTCCAGATGCTTCACGTTACCGGCCACTGCCACCGATCTTTTCCGCCTCATCCACCAGCATGACCGGAATCCCGTCCCGCACCGGGTAGACGAGGCGGCAGGATTCGCAGACAAGCCCCGATTCGTCGCCCCGGAGGACTACCTTCCCTTTGCAGCGTGGACAGGCAAGAATTTCAAGCAATCCTTCCGATAGTGCCATAGTTCACTGCTCCATTTAAAGAATTTTGTTCAGCGCCATTTCCAGGGGCCCGGCGTCCTCAAGGCGAAGTTCCAGGCACGCGGCATAGGTCTCGCCCAACCGGGGAAGATAGCGATCGATCTTCACGGCATCCTTTTCGGTGGTGATGAAGTAGTCGGCACCCACGGCGCGGGCGGCTGCCGCAAGGGCAGTGACCGTCTGGTCATCGTAGCGGCTGTGATCGGGAAGGGGTCGTGTTCCAACCAGCGCGAGCCCCGCACGGCGCACCTCCTCGAA contains:
- a CDS encoding Trm112 family protein, whose translation is MALSEGLLEILACPRCKGKVVLRGDESGLVCESCRLVYPVRDGIPVMLVDEAEKIGGSGR